ATCTGCCAGCTACACAGTATCGTTCCCAAGACCCACCAAGAGCGGTACAGCCAGGACCATAGTCCATGGCATCCTGCAGAAGTATGGATGGGACGAGGGCTGGCGCCTCCTAACAGTCATGGGCATGGAGGCTGGGATAGTAGACAGCTCTGAGACGGCTCGCGACCAGGCAGCCGAGGGTGTTGTCGGCGTAGCACCTGCCTACATAGGGTACGGTATAGAAGCCGAAAAGGTGGGCAAGGGCGCCGTATTCAAGATACCACGAGGCGAAGGCATACTTTACCTATCGCTAGCAGCCGTTGCAAAGGGCAGCAAACACCCGGTCGAGGCCCAGGCCTTCATACTCTGGCTGTTGAGCGACGAAGGCCAGCGTACACTAGCTAGGCTGTTCTACTACATACCGGTGAGGTCAGTCACGGGTATAGAGTGGGTGGAGAGGATATACAACGAACTCAAAGACAACATATTCGACTACGACCGTGGCCTCGCGTCAAAGGTAGACCTCGCGGTGACCACGTACTTTGAGGCAGCCATAGCGGATAGCGACACAAACGCTTTGCTCAAGCAGATCGGAAGCCTCCTAGCCAACCTCTACGCTTCCGGGAAGCTGACGAGAAACGAGTACATGGAGATAGTAGCTAAGCTAGGCTCGCCGCTGAAGATACGCGACCCGTGGAGCAGCGAGGAGAAGACGTTCACGCTAGACTACGCTAAAGAGATAAACAACAAGCTAGCCGATGGGACGGAGCGTGATAAGTTCTACAACGCCGTAAAGGAGGCTGCAATAGAGCGGTATCAGGCAATACTCAACATGCTCCGCGGGAAGGGCTAACGCTATGCGTACACCACTGTGGCCCGCAGCGCCAGCCACGGCTCTAGTCGTTCTTCTCCTCCTAGCCCCCGTCATGTACACGTTTTCACCGGGACTAGTGCTCGAGGGTGTTAGGCTCGCAGTAGAGCGGCCAGGTAGCCTCTCGCCGGTAGCGAATACACCGGCCGTAGAGGTCCTGAAGGCTGGTGGCCGCTATACAGTTGTGCTACGGGGGCCGAGCCTCGGGGCTATACCTGGTAGCCTCGTCCTCGCGCTAGTGGTGTCATCGGCGGCGACGCTTCTCGGCTTTCTAGCTGCACTGGCAGCGCTCCTCTACCGTAAGCTCTCCCGCGTGGCAATAGTGCTGGCAGTCGTCTCGCTGCTTCCGTACCCCTTCGTCGAGGCCTATGTCGTGCGTAGACTGGTAGACCCCGAGAATGGGCTCGTGAACCTGGCGTTACGTCCACTTGGAGTAGGCCTTGTAGTGCAGGGAGTAGCTGGCGTAGCACTCTACCAGGTGCTCGTGTTCACACCCATAGCATTCATAATACTGTACGGCTACATGTCTGGCATCAGCCGCGAGGCTGTGGAGTCCGCTCTACAGCTAGGCGCGGCCGGGGCGAGGCTAGCATGGCTCGTCGCCCGCCTCTCTAGCCCCGCAATAGCAGCCTCAGCCGCAGTGACAGCGGTTCTGAGCCTTGACGATGTAGCTGGGCCGCTCGTATTCCAGATGGACTCGGGTGCTAGGAGCCTACTAGCCTACCGGGCGTACAGCTACTTCATGGAGTCCGTGACGGGCACTGTATCGCCTACAGCGCTAGGCTACAGCGTGATACTACTATCCGTGTCTCTTGCAGTCTTCCTGGCGGGCTACCCTTTCATAGCCAAGACCTACCGGGGGCTCCAGCCAGCCAGCCGTAACGCGGGCATACTGCCGCGCCTAGGCCTGCGTGGTGCCTGGGCGGTAGCAGCTCTAGCAGTGTCTCTAGGGGCTCCCGCCCTGGTAAAACTCCTAGCCATTGCCTACGGCTTTAGCGGCAACTGGGTAGCGTCCCCTATTCCGAGCATAGGCTTCGACTCTTTCAGGGCACTGTTTGAGATGCCAGACCTTGTGCGTGGCGTCCTCAATAGTCTCTTCTACACCGCTGTGTCCCTAGCGGTCTCCCTGGTACTGGCGTTGCCAGCCTCGCACGTTCTCGCACGGAGAGCGGGAAGACTGGCAGCCCTAGCAGACGCGGTTGTAAACATACCAGTCGCTGTGCCGGGGATCGTGCTAGCGTACGCGTACTACGTAGTCTTCCACAGCCTCTTCGCGGGCACGCTGCTAGACCCGATAACAGGCCCGTGGATCTACCTAGTAGCCGGGTATACTGTACGTAGGCTCACGCTGCTCTACAAGGCAGCCCAGGCGCTAGTAGCCTCTATACCGGTAGAGCTTGAGGAGGCAGCGGCAGCGCTAGGGGCAGGGGTAGGCCGGGTAGAAAGAGCAATAATAGCGCCGATAGCCATACAGAGGCTGCAGCCGGCGATAGTGTTTACAGCGTTGAGCATAGCTACTGAGGTCAGCCTCTCGATAACCATCGGCGGCCTGGCAGGCTCTAGCGGTTTTACGCACCCAGCCCCACTCATGTACCTCGTGGCAGGCTACATGAGCTACGGTGGGCTCGCCTACGCGGGTGTACTAGCCCTAGCAACCACAATACTCCATGCCGGGGTTGTTGTCCTTGCGCTTCTTGAGGCCAGACTAGCTCTAATAATCCTCAGGAAGAGCTACCGGTAGGCCAGCCCGCTGCGCCCTTGACGCTAGCTCGGCTGCTTTCCAGGGGTCGTCGAGCTCCGGCGCCCTGACGCCCTCAAGCCATGCACGCCTGTATATCTCGGCTACGCTCCCGGCTTCTAGCTCTTCCAGGTCCTCCCGCCTCCCTAGGATCTCCTTGGCGTACGTTAATGGCTTAGCATCTCTGGCGCTGAACCGCCATAGGTGTTGTTCTCGAAACTCCTCCAGGCTAGTCCAGCTATACCACCGCCTCCACATCTTCTCTAGCACTAGATCGATTAGCCCCGGATCCTCTAGAGGCGGTATGTTCTCGAACTCGTGGAGCGCTTTGTAGGGGCAAAGAGCGCATGCAACACGGGGCACGCCGTCCAAGTAGTCGGGGTGTACCAGACCAGCCTTCCTCACGATAGCTATTATGTCGGGTAGCGTGAACATGTACGTCGGGCGAAACTTTCTGCCGGTAAGAACTACCCGGCTAGCAGCAGCCTTTGAGAGCCGCTCGAACCTCTTAGGCGACTCTATGAGCCTATCGCCTATCACCTCTACTAGCCTCGGATCCTTCTTCCTGGCCTCTCTCATCGGCTTAGCCTTATAGACGGTGCAGAACCGGTAGCCTCGCCGGGGCATCCCCTTCCACTTGAGAAGGCTCTTCATGTCTCTCCGCGGGGCAGACCTTATATCCACTTGGATGCCTAGCCGCGATGAGAGCTTCTCGACAAACTCTACGCTACGCGGGCTCTCGAGGAACGGTATATGAATGAACATCACGCGGAGGCGGAAGCTCACATACTCCTGGAGCTTTAGGAGAGTGAGCAGCGCTGCAACCGAGTCTTTTCCACCGCTGAACCCTAGGAGCACCGTCCTCCCGCGGAGCTCCCGGCCGACCATCCTGGCGAGTGTTCTGGCGTACTCGTCGAGATCAGGGACTGCCCTAGCGTGGACATAGGGTGGTGAGGCGAGCCACGGCTTTACCGGCGCGAAGCCGCGTCCACGCTCGGCTTCTACCTCTAGCACGCCTCTACGGCTAAGGAGCCCGGTAACGTCTAGGGCTCTGCTCTTAGAGACCCATAGATAGTACCGGCAGGCGCCCTCGGTGCTGCAGATCTTTGTAGCGTCGCCCCCGCTTCCAATTACTCCGCGTAGCTCGCCCCTCTCGATGACCGGGTACAGCTCGGTCATGGCGTGTACACCGCTACCGATAATGGCCGCTCACTGGTGGTGGTCAGAGACGTGGTGAAGGGGCAGTCTCCTCATACCCGGGGGGCCTCGGTGGCTCAACCCTTCATCAGCCCAGAGCCCCCAGGACTGCTCTCTCCACACGCCTATAGTCGCCTATATCAGCCCTTCACGAACCCTACAGACGATGTAGGGACACGCGCCTGTAGGCCCAGGCACCACGCAGGCCTAGGCGAGGCCGTAGATACGGCGCCAGGTAGACGGGTGCACGCGGGGCCATGTTCACGATAGTTACTAGGAGTAAACGCGACGCGGACGCTGTAAAGGCTATGGTAGAGCGCTTCTACCCAGGCTGGGGTATAGACGTCAAGACGCTTCATGGCGCGCGTAGCAGCGAAGCCATGCTGCGCGAGCTATCCGGCATAGTCGAGCCAGACAGGTTTTACATAGTACTGCTTGGCAGGGAGGACCAGCGTGCTGCAAGAGAGCTTGCAGGGGAGGTACCGCCTAACGTCGTGGTCCACGTTGTGCCACGGAGCCGGGTAAGGAACGCCCGGCTCGAGCTGCTCTACGCGGAGGTTGCCCGCGCCCGCTCAGTGATAAGGGTGGCGGCGTCGTGGGACCCTGGACGGAGGGTATTCCTACTAGGTCCCCGTAGGCAGGGCGAGCCGCTAGAAGGATTAGAGCCGCAGCCGAGCTTTGACAACTTCATCGGCCTGGGCAGGTTCGCGAAGATAGTGGCAAGGCTCGCTGGGGGCAGGATAGGCCTTAACCCGCTGGTAGTCCGTACCCGTGGGGGCCTACACCTAGTCTACAATGGGCCCCAGCCGCGGGCAGAGCTGGAAGTCAAAGACGAGGGTCTCTCGCCTAGGGCGCGTATAACTGGGGACTATGAGCCGGTTGACGTGAGCCTTGAAGCTATGGTTGAGGCAAACCGGGGTATACTGCAGCTCTACGAGCGGGCCTCCCTAAGGTTCCTCGAAAGCCTAGGCGACTTCGACACAGTGATGGTTCCCTGGAGTGGGGGCAAGGACAGTACAGCGATACTCTTACTCGCACTAACACTCTACGGCCGTGATAAGGTGCGCGTAGTCTACGGCGACACGGGGACCGAGTTCCCCATCTCAAGGCAGTACGTCGAGGAGCTAGCAGAGAAGCTAGGCATAGACTACGTAGAGGCTTATGGTGGCGTCGACAAGATGTTGCTGGAGGGCGTGGCGCCGATGCCGACGCACAGTAACCGATGGTGCACAGGGCTCAAGGTATCGGCTATAGAAGGGGCCGTGAAGAAGCTAGCTGAGGGCCGGACGCTACTACTTGTCGGAGACCGTGACGCCGAGTCGCCGCGTAGGAGTGCACGGCCGCCAGTCAGGCCGGGACCAGCAGAGAACATAGTCATGGCAGCACCCATAAAGCTCTGGGGAGGGGCGCATGTACAGCTCTACGTCCTCTCGAAGGGTGTGCCGCTGAACCCTATGTACGAGTACGGCTTCTACCGGATAGGCTGCTACATGTGCCCAGCGCTGCGTAACTGGGAGCTACACGTGCTTACCACGACTCCTAAACTGCACCTGCAGCTGCTGCGTAGCCCCATCTACAGGCGCTTCGTCATGATGAGGCTGCGCGGCAAGACGAAGGCGGCGGACTTCGAGCCAGAAGAGGAGGCGGCCTGCAGCTTCTCCTCGAGCGTGGTAACAGACTGCGGCTACTAAGCCCGGGCTAGCGGCGTCAGAGCATAAGGCATACAAGAAGGGCTCAGAAAGACACCGGGGCTCCTAGGGGTCCTGGGGCTGCTGTGCTGACAACCCCTGTTGCCCGCTGCCCCGGAGAAGGGGCTGCAGAGCCCCCGAGGGGCGGGGGGCTATGAGGACTTCAGCGGCGACTGAGCAGCCCTCCGCGCTGCTGATAGCCCGTGGTGTGTGGTGAAGCACCTGGATGCGTGTAGAGGAGCTAGCTCTACCGGTTGAGGCTAAGCGTGTACTCCTGGAGCACGGCTATAGTGAGCTATTTCCGCCTCAGAGGGAGGCTGTGCGAGCCGGCCTTCTCGAGGGCAGGAGCATAGTAGTGGCGTCGCCGACTGGCTCCGGTAAGAGCCTCATAGCGCTTCTCGCGGCTCTACGCGTACTCGGCGAGCCGGGCGAGGGATGCCGCGTAGTCTATGCTGCTCCGCTCCGTAGCCTTGTCTACGAGAGGGCCGGGGAGTGGCGCAGTATCCTTGAGAAGCTCGGCAGACGGGTCGCGGTATCAACGGGTGATTACGACCGTGTCGAGCCCTGGCTCGGCGAGGCAGACGCGGTGATGGTCACCTATGAGAAGCTCGACTCGCTGCTACGCCATGGAGCTGGCTTGCTGGCAGAGGTCTGCGTGTTCATTGTAGACGAGATACACTATGTGGGGGACGCGCGCCGCGGCCCCGTCCTCGAGACGGTGATAGCTCGGCTAATGGCTATGAACGATGGTATGCAGGTTGTGGCGCTGAGCGCCACGATAAGCAACGCCGGAGAGATAGCAGCGTGGCTAGGCGCTAGGCTCGTCGAGAGCAGCTGGCGCCCTGTAAGGCTCCGCGAGGGAGTCTTCAACAACTACGTTGTAGAGTGGAGTGATGGAGAGGAAACACGTGTAGAGAAGCGGACCCGTAACCCCACTCTGGATGCAGCCCTTGACGCTGTAGCCGGTGGAGGGCAGGCCCTGATATTCGTTAATTCTAGGAGGAAGGCTGTGGAGCTTGCAGAGAAGCTAGCAGCCGCGGCGGCTAGCAATGGAGAGGTGCGCCGCCTCTTAGACCCTGGCGGCGCTGCCGAACCCTATGTGGAGGAGCTGCGTGGGCGCCATGAGCACCGGGAGCTTAACGAGAAGCTAGCCCGGCTGCTCGGCATGGGGGTAGGCTTTCATCACGCCGGGCTCGCGAGCTACCAGAGAGACGTGGTGGAGAAGGCTTTCCGTGCCCGTGTGCTGCGCGTGCTTGTGGCCACACCCACGCTAGCTGCGGGGGTCAACCTTCCTGCTAGACGCGTGGTGGTGGATACCCTCTACCGTTTCCGGTCTGGCAGGGGCTCTGAGCCGATCAAGGTGTCTGAGTACAAGCAGCTCGCGGGGCGTGCTGGGCGGCCGGGCCTCGACCCGGTGGGCGAGGCGGTCATAATAGCTAGGACGTGGGAGCAAGCATGGGAGGCGCTCGTAGGCTACGTCAAAGGCGAGCCAGAGCCGATAGTCTCTAAGCTTGTCTCCGAGGCGGCTCTGAGGAGCCAAGTACTCGCAGTAGTCTCGAGTCTCGGCGTGGCCACGGTATCAGAGGTAGCCAGTGTATTCGAGCGGACGCTCTACGCGGTTCAGGTGGGCCCGCCTTTCGAGGAAGTGGACAGGATAACCTGGGTGCTGGACGAGTACGGGTTTGTCAGCCGTGTCGGCGACGTGGTGGAGGCTACTGAGACTGGGCGGCGCGTAGCAGAGCTCTACATAGACCCGCTCACCGGGTACCGTATGCTACGAGGCCTAGAAGCGCTCCGAGCCGAGAGGCCGCCTATCGAGAGGCTCCTCTTCCTATCGCTCTGGAGCCCTGACGCGACCCGGATACGGCCGCCCCGCGGGCTGCACCTGGCCCTCGAAATGGAGGCTGAGCAGCTACTAGAAGATCTAGGCTTTAAGCCGTACGAGGAGGTCGGCGAGGCCGATATCGCTGTAGCGGCCGAGGCCCTCTACACGGCCGACATGCTGCTAGACTGGGTCATGGAGAAGCCGGAGGACGCTATACTGGCCAAGTATGGAATCGATCCTGGCGACCTCCGCGCCGTTGTAGAGACCACTAATTGGCTGGTATACTCCATGGCACAGCTGGCCCGGATTACAGGGCACCCGGCGGCAACGTATCTAGACAAGCTCACAGTAATGGTCAAGCATGGGGTCCAGGAGGAGCTAGTAGAGCTGGTAAAGCTCCCGGGTATAGGCAGGGTTCGTGCACGCCGCCTCTACGAGGCGGGATACCGAAACCCTGGCGACTTGGCGGGCCTCAGCCCTGAGCAGCTCGCGAGCCTTCTCCGCGGCCTAGGCGAGGAACGTGCACGCCAGGCACTCGTTGAGGCTCAACGCACGGCTACGAAGCGGGAGACCGCTAGCCAGGCGGGGGCTCAGCGCAAGAGGCAGAGGAGTATCCTCGACTACCTCGGTGGCTAGCGCTGCGTGTGGCTGTGAGGAGACCGCCAGTGTCTGAGCCCCTCGGAGGGGCGGCGAGGGGCTGTGACGTGTGCTTCGCTGCCCGAGCCAGCCCTACGCCTACCGGGCGATGTGTTGCCGAAGCCAGCCGGAGGGAAAGACTTTTGTAGAAGCGGGTCTGAAGCAGCCCTCAATGGGCGACGTTGACATGGCGGCAATAAAGGAGGTAAAGCCGGTAAAAGAGCTCAGGAGAGTAGGCGCTCACAGCCACATTAGAGGGCTGGGGCTCGACGAGAAAGGACGTGCGAAATTCATAGCAGATGGAATGGTCGGCCAGACCGAGGCCCGTGAAGCAGCCGGTATTGTAGTACAGATGATACGCGAGGGCAAAATGGCGGGCCGTGGTGTGCTGATAGTAGGTCCAAGCGGGACCGGCAAGACAGCCATAGCAGTCGGTATAGCCAAGGAGCTGGGCGAAGACACACCATTCGTAGCTATGAGCGGCTCAGAGATATATAGTAGCGAGCTTAAGAAGACTGAGGTGCTGATGCAGGTTCTACGCAAGTCCATAGGCGTGAGGTTCCGCGAGCGCCGCACAGTATACGAGGGCGCTGTAGCACAGCTCCGCATAGCCTACGTGAAGCACCCGTTCAACCCGTACGTCAAGGTGCCTAGGGAAGCCGAGATAGTCCTAGAGACCACCGATGATAGCCTAAAACTCCGCGTCGGAGAGGAGATAGCCGTCCAGCTGCTCCAGCTACGCGTACGCCGCGGCGACGTGATATGGATAGATGCCGAGACGGGAGAAGTGCACAAGGTAGGCAGACTGTGCAGCGAGAAGCGCTACGATATATCAGCCTACAAGTGTGTGGAGAAGCCCAGCGGCCCCGTGAAGAAAGACAAAGAGATAGTACACATGCTCACACTACACGACCTCGACGTGGCCTATGCAGCGCAGCGTGTAGCCGTAGCGAGCTTTCTCGGTATGCCCCTAACCCGGGAGATACCCAGCGACGTGCGGCAGCGCGTCGACGAAGAGGTAAAGAAGCTGATAAACGAGGGCCGTGCCGAGCTAGTACCCGGCGTGCTATTCATAGACGACGCTCATATGCTCGACATAGAGGCCTTCAGCTTCCTAACACGGGCCATGGAGAGCGAGCTGGCCCCGATACTAGTGCTCGCAACCAACCGCGGCATGACCAAGATAAGGGGCACCGACATAGAGGCTCCGCACGGTATACCGCTAGACCTGCTCGACCGCCTCCTCATAATCCGGACAAGGCCCTACACCGCCGAGGAGATACGGGAGATACTAAAGATACGGGCTGACGAGGAAGAGATACCGCTCAGCAGCGACGCGCTAGAAGAGCTCACCAAGCTAGGAGTAGAGCGTAGCCTACGCTACGCGGTACAGCTCATGGAGCCAGCCCGCATCATAGCAGAGCGCGAGGGTAGAACCAAGGTAACCGTAGAGGACGTGAGAAAGGCGGCAAGCTACTTCGTAGACCTCCGGGAAAGCGTGCAATACATACAGCAGTACGAGGAGAAGCTGCTAAAGTAGCAGTGTACCCTGCTGTTCCACACCAGCCCAATCCTGCGTATACATGTTCGAACATTTTGGCCCAGAGCCGCGTAGCAGTCTTCTCGCCATACAGCCTCGTGCGAACGGGGCTTTCAGCTCTTCTACACCTTTATGTGCTAGCCGGAGGGATCGGTAACGACCCTCGCGTCAGCCCATGGACACGTGGTAGGCTGGGTTGCAGCTCTGCCAGAGAGACGACGGGAAGACTATCTAGGGGGAGTCACCGGGTAGAGTAGCGAGCTAGCACGCGCCATGCATGGTGCCTAGCTCTCTCCTGTACCAGCACCCGGTATGGAGGACTGACGCGGATATGGCATCTGGCTCGGAATACAGCAGGTATGCAAACTACATAAAGAGCTTCATGCAGGACATAGCAGGACTCCCTACGAGTCAATTCGTACACGTAATCCAGGCTATTCAGGAGAAAGAAACGCTAGACCTCGCTGTGCTATACACAGTGGCTGTGTCTAGGCTCTCAAGCCTGTGGCTAATATGGGAGGACTACTGCAGGGAAGGCAGTGCTAAGCCTGTATGCAGCGAGATACGCTCAATGGTGGAGCGTGCAGGCAGGGACATAGGCGTGGTGACCTTCTTCAACGGGGAGATAAAGAGCCTAATAG
The window above is part of the Pyrodictium abyssi genome. Proteins encoded here:
- a CDS encoding phosphoadenosine phosphosulfate reductase family protein, whose amino-acid sequence is MTELYPVIERGELRGVIGSGGDATKICSTEGACRYYLWVSKSRALDVTGLLSRRGVLEVEAERGRGFAPVKPWLASPPYVHARAVPDLDEYARTLARMVGRELRGRTVLLGFSGGKDSVAALLTLLKLQEYVSFRLRVMFIHIPFLESPRSVEFVEKLSSRLGIQVDIRSAPRRDMKSLLKWKGMPRRGYRFCTVYKAKPMREARKKDPRLVEVIGDRLIESPKRFERLSKAAASRVVLTGRKFRPTYMFTLPDIIAIVRKAGLVHPDYLDGVPRVACALCPYKALHEFENIPPLEDPGLIDLVLEKMWRRWYSWTSLEEFREQHLWRFSARDAKPLTYAKEILGRREDLEELEAGSVAEIYRRAWLEGVRAPELDDPWKAAELASRAQRAGLPVALPEDY
- a CDS encoding ABC transporter substrate-binding protein; its protein translation is MRGIEPVMPSEKRLAVTIVALMVLALTMFTAYYVLTSTGGQSNGVKLVIVTRLSPEEQKALREAFLNSTIAKQYGITDVEFRKLDYSQWPDLAASGQVDAFFIGEKPVYDRLCREGLLAPISLKELVDIVAGLDSRYVGRAGGDICWVAVGQAVYGFIVNKMFLERYGLPVPETWGTLMEPDYVKPLASASYTVSFPRPTKSGTARTIVHGILQKYGWDEGWRLLTVMGMEAGIVDSSETARDQAAEGVVGVAPAYIGYGIEAEKVGKGAVFKIPRGEGILYLSLAAVAKGSKHPVEAQAFILWLLSDEGQRTLARLFYYIPVRSVTGIEWVERIYNELKDNIFDYDRGLASKVDLAVTTYFEAAIADSDTNALLKQIGSLLANLYASGKLTRNEYMEIVAKLGSPLKIRDPWSSEEKTFTLDYAKEINNKLADGTERDKFYNAVKEAAIERYQAILNMLRGKG
- a CDS encoding DEAD/DEAH box helicase; amino-acid sequence: MRVEELALPVEAKRVLLEHGYSELFPPQREAVRAGLLEGRSIVVASPTGSGKSLIALLAALRVLGEPGEGCRVVYAAPLRSLVYERAGEWRSILEKLGRRVAVSTGDYDRVEPWLGEADAVMVTYEKLDSLLRHGAGLLAEVCVFIVDEIHYVGDARRGPVLETVIARLMAMNDGMQVVALSATISNAGEIAAWLGARLVESSWRPVRLREGVFNNYVVEWSDGEETRVEKRTRNPTLDAALDAVAGGGQALIFVNSRRKAVELAEKLAAAAASNGEVRRLLDPGGAAEPYVEELRGRHEHRELNEKLARLLGMGVGFHHAGLASYQRDVVEKAFRARVLRVLVATPTLAAGVNLPARRVVVDTLYRFRSGRGSEPIKVSEYKQLAGRAGRPGLDPVGEAVIIARTWEQAWEALVGYVKGEPEPIVSKLVSEAALRSQVLAVVSSLGVATVSEVASVFERTLYAVQVGPPFEEVDRITWVLDEYGFVSRVGDVVEATETGRRVAELYIDPLTGYRMLRGLEALRAERPPIERLLFLSLWSPDATRIRPPRGLHLALEMEAEQLLEDLGFKPYEEVGEADIAVAAEALYTADMLLDWVMEKPEDAILAKYGIDPGDLRAVVETTNWLVYSMAQLARITGHPAATYLDKLTVMVKHGVQEELVELVKLPGIGRVRARRLYEAGYRNPGDLAGLSPEQLASLLRGLGEERARQALVEAQRTATKRETASQAGAQRKRQRSILDYLGG
- a CDS encoding phosphoadenosine phosphosulfate reductase family protein, with protein sequence MFTIVTRSKRDADAVKAMVERFYPGWGIDVKTLHGARSSEAMLRELSGIVEPDRFYIVLLGREDQRAARELAGEVPPNVVVHVVPRSRVRNARLELLYAEVARARSVIRVAASWDPGRRVFLLGPRRQGEPLEGLEPQPSFDNFIGLGRFAKIVARLAGGRIGLNPLVVRTRGGLHLVYNGPQPRAELEVKDEGLSPRARITGDYEPVDVSLEAMVEANRGILQLYERASLRFLESLGDFDTVMVPWSGGKDSTAILLLALTLYGRDKVRVVYGDTGTEFPISRQYVEELAEKLGIDYVEAYGGVDKMLLEGVAPMPTHSNRWCTGLKVSAIEGAVKKLAEGRTLLLVGDRDAESPRRSARPPVRPGPAENIVMAAPIKLWGGAHVQLYVLSKGVPLNPMYEYGFYRIGCYMCPALRNWELHVLTTTPKLHLQLLRSPIYRRFVMMRLRGKTKAADFEPEEEAACSFSSSVVTDCGY
- a CDS encoding RuvB-like helicase, encoding MAAIKEVKPVKELRRVGAHSHIRGLGLDEKGRAKFIADGMVGQTEAREAAGIVVQMIREGKMAGRGVLIVGPSGTGKTAIAVGIAKELGEDTPFVAMSGSEIYSSELKKTEVLMQVLRKSIGVRFRERRTVYEGAVAQLRIAYVKHPFNPYVKVPREAEIVLETTDDSLKLRVGEEIAVQLLQLRVRRGDVIWIDAETGEVHKVGRLCSEKRYDISAYKCVEKPSGPVKKDKEIVHMLTLHDLDVAYAAQRVAVASFLGMPLTREIPSDVRQRVDEEVKKLINEGRAELVPGVLFIDDAHMLDIEAFSFLTRAMESELAPILVLATNRGMTKIRGTDIEAPHGIPLDLLDRLLIIRTRPYTAEEIREILKIRADEEEIPLSSDALEELTKLGVERSLRYAVQLMEPARIIAEREGRTKVTVEDVRKAASYFVDLRESVQYIQQYEEKLLK